The genomic stretch CGAACGGGTGGATCGTCTTGCCCTTCAGATTATACTTCTCGAAGAAAGTGAACATGGGCATGGGCATCTCGCCCCACCACACCGGGTAACCGACGTAAATTTCGTCGAATTCTTCGGGGTTCACGTTCACCGGCTTGATTGCCGGGCGCGCGTCCTGCGCAAGTTCCTTCTTGGCCACGTTGATGCAGTCGTCGTAGCCCTTGGGGTATTCCTTCGCGGGTTCCACATGCAAGAGCGTGCCGCCCGTTTTCTTGGCAATCATCTCGGCAATGATTTCGGTGTTGCCCTTCTTGATGTCGCCCACGCCGTAGTTTTCGCCCGTGCGGGAATAGTACGCGACCAGAATTTTCTTGTCAGCAGCCATAGTGACTCCCATGAGAAATGTTAAAAGGATGAGGATAATTTTTTTCATTCGAGCCCTCCGCTCCTAAGTTGTCATCCCCGCCTCCGAGCGGGAACTTCCTATAATATACATCAAGAGCCACCCAATAGCAAATACTTATTTATCATAGACTTCTATGCCTATAAAGCATAGACAAAATTATATTCCGGTTTGAGCGAAACCATCAATCCCATCCTTGACACATCAGATTAATTTACTAGCTTTCAAGAAAGCAACTTAAAAGCCTTTAACCCGCAGGAGTCAACTCATGGATTTTATAGAATACACCAGAAAATGGTTCGAGGGCGAAATCTTTGAAGATTACGCTATGGTGGGCGCAGGCGTCGTCATGCTCGTCCTGACTTTCGCGGTATGGCGCTTCGGCGCATCAGATTCGGCACGAGCAATTTGGATTCCGATGCTTCTAGTCGCTCTTTTGCATGCCGCTGGCGGCGCAAGCCTTGCCATAAACAACCATCATCGCCTAGCGCAGTTCGAGAAACAATACCAGGAACAACCTGTCGAGCAATTTGTTCAAAGCGAGAAAGCCCGAGTCGATGGGTTCATGGGTATTTACCCGATGACGATTGTTGTAGCGGCAATTCTGTTTGTTGCCGGAACATGCATGTTCGCATTCTGCCCTGCACTTTGGCTTCGCGGCACTGCGCTTGTGCTCATCTATCTGGCCTTATCCGGCTTGGTGATAGACTATTTCTCCAAGGATCGAGCGCTCGTCTATTTGCAAGAAATCAACAAGTTCATCGGGGCGTAAATTTTAACAAGCTCATTAAATACAAGCCAAGAAAAAAAAAGCAACTTATGCGACGCAAAGACCGCGAAATCAAAGAGTTTGACGAAATCATAGATGTTCT from uncultured Fibrobacter sp. encodes the following:
- a CDS encoding flavodoxin; this translates as MKKIILILLTFLMGVTMAADKKILVAYYSRTGENYGVGDIKKGNTEIIAEMIAKKTGGTLLHVEPAKEYPKGYDDCINVAKKELAQDARPAIKPVNVNPEEFDEIYVGYPVWWGEMPMPMFTFFEKYNLKGKTIHPFVTHEGSGLSGVLRLKKVTGANVTPGLAIYGHVAQNERDKAQKEVDKWVK